One Phaseolus vulgaris cultivar G19833 chromosome 11, P. vulgaris v2.0, whole genome shotgun sequence genomic window carries:
- the LOC137810716 gene encoding V-type proton ATPase 16 kDa proteolipid subunit, whose protein sequence is MASFSGDETAPFFGFLGAAAALVFSCMGAAYGTAKSGVGVASMGVMRPELVMKSIVPVVMAGVLGIYGLIIAVIISTGINPKAKSYYLFDGYAHLSSGLACGLAGLSAGMAIGIVGDAGVRANAQQPKLFVGMILILIFAEALALYGLIVGIILSSRAGQSRAD, encoded by the exons ATGGCTTCTTTCAGCGGCGATGAGACGGCACCGTTTTTCGGCTTCCTTGGAGCCGCTGCTGCGCTCGTCTTCTCCT GTATGGGAGCTGCCTATGGCACAGCAAAGAGTGGTGTGGGCGTGGCTTCGATGGGTGTGATGAGACCGGAGCTGGTGATGAAGTCTATTGTTCCTGTTGTTATGGCTGGAGTTTTGGGTATTTATGGTCTTATTATTGCTGTTATTATCAGTACTGGCATTAATCCCAAGGCCAAATCTTATTACCTCTTTGATGGTTATGCACATCTCTCCTCTGGTCTTGCCTGTGGGCTGGCTGGGCTCTCTGCTGGCATGGCTATTGGCATTGTTGGTGATGCTGGTGTTAG AGCCAACGCACAGCAGCCAAAGCTTTTTGTTGGAATGATTCTCATCCTCATCTTTGCTGAAGCTCTTGCCCTGTATGGTCTCATTGTTGGTATTATCCTGTCCTCTCGTGCTGGTCAGTCTAGAGCTGATTAA
- the LOC137811012 gene encoding epimerase family protein SDR39U1 homolog, chloroplastic isoform X2, translating into MEMCGATALTWSHTISPSLHLPPSLSTRDPRSFRVWCVTDKDPKGSKMIISVTGATGFIGRRLVQRLQADNHSIHVLTRFKSKAETIFPAKDFPGIKIAEEPEWKDSIQGSTGVVNLAGLAISTRWSPEIKKEIKQSRIRVTSKVVELIKSAPDEIRPKVLVSATAVGYYGTSETQVFDEQSPSGNDYLAEVCREWESTALKVNGDVRLTLIRIGVVLGKDGGALAKMIPLFNLFAGGPLGSGKQWFSWIHLDDIVNLIYEALSNPSYKGVINGTAPNPVRLAELCDQLGHVLARPSWLPVPDFALKAVLGEGASVVLEGQRVVPTQAKKLGFTFKYSYVKDALKAILS; encoded by the exons ATGGAAATGTGTGGAGCCACTGCTCTGACATGGTCTCACACCATCTCTCCGTCGCTTCACCTTCCTCCATCTCTCTCA ACCAGAGACCCTAGGAGCTTCAGGGTTTGGTGCGTCACCGATAAAGATCCCAAG GGAAGTAAAATGATCATATCTGTAACTGGAGCAACAGGTTTTATTGGTAGAAGGTTGGTGCAAAGACTGCAAGCAG ACAATCACAGTATTCATGTCTTGACGCGATTTAAATCTAAAGCAGAAACAATTTTTCCGG CAAAAGACTTTCCAGGAATCAAGATTGCAGAAGAACCAGAATGGAAAGATAGCATTCAGGGCTCAACGGGGGTTGTGAATTTGGCTGGACTGGCCATAAGTACCCGTTGGTCTCCTGAG ATAAAGAAGGAAATCAAGCAAAGCAGGATTAGAGTGACCTCAAAG GTTGTAGAATTGATAAAGAGTGCACCAGATGAAATTCGACCTAAAGTTCTTGTTAGTGCAACAGCTGTTGGTTATTATG GTACCAGTGAGACACAAGTCTTTGATGAACAAAGTCCATCAGGAAATGATTATTTGGCTgag GTTTGTAGGGAGTGGGAATCCACAGCCCTAAAGGTAAACGGAGATGTTAGACTGACTCTAATTCGCATTGGTGTTGTTCTTGGTAAAGATGGTGGAGCACTAG CTAAAATGATACCTCTCTTCAACTTGTTTGCTGGTGGACCTCTCGGCTCTGGAAAACAATG GTTCTCCTGGATTCACTTGGATGACATTGTCAATTTGATATATGAAGCGCTATCAAATCCATCTTACAAAG GTGTTATCAATGGAACTGCACCAAATCCTGTGCGATTGGCAGAACTGTGTGACCAGCTGGGACATGTCTTGGCTCGTCCGTCATGGCTGCCGGTACCGGATTTTGCACTCAAAGCTGTTCTTGGAGAAGGTGCTTCTGTG gttttaGAAGGGCAGAGAGTAGTTCCTACTCAAGCTAAGAAGTTGGGTTTCACATTCAAATATTCTTACGTGAAGGATGCCCTTAAAGCTATTCTATCTTGA
- the LOC137810630 gene encoding NADP-dependent D-sorbitol-6-phosphate dehydrogenase-like → MAITLNNGFKMPIIGLGVWRMEGKEIKDLILNSIKIGYRHFDCAADYKNEAEVGEALKEAFDSGLVKREDLFITTKLWNSDHGHVLEACKDSLKKLQLTYLDLYLVHFPVAVRHTGVGNTSSPLGDDGVLDIDTTISLETTWHAMEDLVSSGLVRSIGISNYDIFLTRDCLAYSKIKPAVNQIETHPYFQRESLVKFCQKHGICVTAHTPLGGAAANTEWFGSVSCLDDQVFKGLAEKYKKTAAQIALRWGIQRNTVVIPKSSKLERLKENFQVFDFELSKEDMKLIGNIDKTYRTNQPAVFWGINLYA, encoded by the exons ATGGCAATTACGCTCAACAATGGCTTCAAGATGCCCATCATTGGATTGGGTGTGTGGCGCATGGAAGGAAAAGAAATCAAAGACCTAATTCTCAATTCTATCAAAATTGGTTATCGCCATTTTGATTGTGCTG CTGACTACAAGAACGAAGCAGAAGTTGGAGAGGCGCTTAAGGAGGCTTTTGATAGTGGCCTTGTGAAGAGGGAGGACCTTTTCATTACCACCAAG CTTTGGAATTCCGATCATGGACACGTTCTTGAGGCATGTAAAGACAGTCTCAAAAAGCTTCAGTTAACTTATCTAGATTTATATCTTGTTCACTTTCCTGTTGCCGTAAGGCATACTG GGGTTGGTAATACTTCTAGTCCTTTGGGTGATGATGGAGTTCTGGATATAGATACCACCATATCCCTGGAAACTACCTGGCATGCGATGGAGGATCTTGTTTCATCCGGCTTGGTTCGCAGCATAGGGATCAG CAACTATGATATATTTCTGACAAGAGATTGCTTAGCATATTCCAAGATAAAACCTGCTGTAAATCAGATTGAAACTCATCCATACTTCCAGCGTGAGTCTCTAGTAAAATTTTGTCAGAAGCATGGGATTTGTGTCACTGCACACACTCCACTAGGAGGTGCAGCAGCAAATACTGAATGGTTTGGTTCAGTTTCATGTTTGGATGACCAAGTTTTCAAA GGTCTGgctgaaaaatacaaaaagaCTGCCGCCCAGATTGCTCTTCGGTGGGGCATTCAGAGGAACACTGTGGTCATTCCTAAATCGTCAAAACTGGAGAGGTTGAAAGAAAACTTTCAGGTTTTTGATTTTGAGTTGTCTAAAGAGGACATGAAGCTCATTGGAAATATAGATAAAACATACCGAACTAATCAACCAGCTGTGTTTTGGGGCATAAATCTGTATGCGTGA
- the LOC137811012 gene encoding epimerase family protein SDR39U1 homolog, chloroplastic isoform X1 has translation MEMCGATALTWSHTISPSLHLPPSLSTRDPRSFRVWCVTDKDPKYHLRVFLQGSKMIISVTGATGFIGRRLVQRLQADNHSIHVLTRFKSKAETIFPAKDFPGIKIAEEPEWKDSIQGSTGVVNLAGLAISTRWSPEIKKEIKQSRIRVTSKVVELIKSAPDEIRPKVLVSATAVGYYGTSETQVFDEQSPSGNDYLAEVCREWESTALKVNGDVRLTLIRIGVVLGKDGGALAKMIPLFNLFAGGPLGSGKQWFSWIHLDDIVNLIYEALSNPSYKGVINGTAPNPVRLAELCDQLGHVLARPSWLPVPDFALKAVLGEGASVVLEGQRVVPTQAKKLGFTFKYSYVKDALKAILS, from the exons ATGGAAATGTGTGGAGCCACTGCTCTGACATGGTCTCACACCATCTCTCCGTCGCTTCACCTTCCTCCATCTCTCTCA ACCAGAGACCCTAGGAGCTTCAGGGTTTGGTGCGTCACCGATAAAGATCCCAAG TATCACCTAAGAGTGTTTTTGCAGGGAAGTAAAATGATCATATCTGTAACTGGAGCAACAGGTTTTATTGGTAGAAGGTTGGTGCAAAGACTGCAAGCAG ACAATCACAGTATTCATGTCTTGACGCGATTTAAATCTAAAGCAGAAACAATTTTTCCGG CAAAAGACTTTCCAGGAATCAAGATTGCAGAAGAACCAGAATGGAAAGATAGCATTCAGGGCTCAACGGGGGTTGTGAATTTGGCTGGACTGGCCATAAGTACCCGTTGGTCTCCTGAG ATAAAGAAGGAAATCAAGCAAAGCAGGATTAGAGTGACCTCAAAG GTTGTAGAATTGATAAAGAGTGCACCAGATGAAATTCGACCTAAAGTTCTTGTTAGTGCAACAGCTGTTGGTTATTATG GTACCAGTGAGACACAAGTCTTTGATGAACAAAGTCCATCAGGAAATGATTATTTGGCTgag GTTTGTAGGGAGTGGGAATCCACAGCCCTAAAGGTAAACGGAGATGTTAGACTGACTCTAATTCGCATTGGTGTTGTTCTTGGTAAAGATGGTGGAGCACTAG CTAAAATGATACCTCTCTTCAACTTGTTTGCTGGTGGACCTCTCGGCTCTGGAAAACAATG GTTCTCCTGGATTCACTTGGATGACATTGTCAATTTGATATATGAAGCGCTATCAAATCCATCTTACAAAG GTGTTATCAATGGAACTGCACCAAATCCTGTGCGATTGGCAGAACTGTGTGACCAGCTGGGACATGTCTTGGCTCGTCCGTCATGGCTGCCGGTACCGGATTTTGCACTCAAAGCTGTTCTTGGAGAAGGTGCTTCTGTG gttttaGAAGGGCAGAGAGTAGTTCCTACTCAAGCTAAGAAGTTGGGTTTCACATTCAAATATTCTTACGTGAAGGATGCCCTTAAAGCTATTCTATCTTGA
- the LOC137811006 gene encoding polyol transporter 5-like, translating into MAVDEAASMIDPKNKPKRNKFALACAILASMTSILLGYDIGVMSGAALYIQRDLKVSDVQIEILSGIINLYSPVGSFIAGRTSDWIGRRYTIALAGVIFFVGAILMGFSPNYAFLMFGRFFAGVGIGFAFLIAPVYNSEISPTSARGFLTSFPEIFLNGGILIGYISNYGFSKLPLRLGWRLMLGVGAVPAIFLAVAVLAMPESPRWLVAQGRLGEAKRILHKISDSEEEARLRLADIKDTAGIPQDCDDDVVLVTKRSHGQGVWKELFLHPSRAVCHIFIASLGIHFFAQATGIDAVVLYSPRIFQNAGIKSDNYLLLATVAVGFVKTASVLVATFLLDRAGRRVLLLCSVSGLILSLVTLGVCLTVVGHSGSTLTWAIGLSIAAVLAYASTFSIGSGPITWVYSSEIFPLRLRAQGVAIGAVVNRVTSGVISMTFLSLCKAITTGGAFFLFAGVAVAAWIFHYTMLPETRGKTLEEIEGSFGNFWRNPKPKGLHCANGDAQLRSTAQTSTDVD; encoded by the exons ATGGCTGTGGACGAAGCTGCATCTATGATAGATCCTAAAAACAAACCCAAACGAAACAAGTTTGCTTTAGCTTGTGCCATTTTAGCTTCCATGACTTCTATCTTACTAGGTTATG ATATTGGAGTCATGAGTGGAGCAGCTTTGTACATACAACGAGATCTCAAAGTATCGGACGTCCAAATCGAAATCCTGAGTGGAATCATTAACCTCTACTCGCCGGTAGGCTCTTTTATCGCCGGCAGAACCTCCGACTGGATAGGTCGCCGTTACACCATTGCGCTCGCCGGCGTCATCTTCTTCGTCGGAGCAATCCTCATGGGATTCTCCCCTAACTACGCCTTTCTCATGTTTGGCCGCTTCTTCGCCGGCGTCGGCATCGGCTTCGCCTTCCTCATCGCCCCCGTCTACAACTCCGAAATCTCCCCTACCTCCGCTCGCGGCTTCCTCACTTCCTTCCCAGAG ATATTCCTGAACGGAGGGATTCTAATAGGATACATTTCAAACTACGGATTTTCGAAGCTGCCGCTTCGGCTGGGATGGCGGCTCATGCTTGGAGTGGGAGCCGTTCCGGCCATTTTTCTAGCGGTGGCAGTGTTGGCCATGCCGGAGTCACCGAGGTGGCTCGTGGCGCAAGGTCGATTAGGCgaagcaaagagaattctgcaCAAAATCTCGGACTCGGAGGAAGAGGCTCGGCTAAGGCTAGCCGACATAAAAGACACGGCTGGGATTCCTCAGGACTGCGACGACGACGTCGTATTAGTGACCAAGCGGAGTCACGGGCAAGGCGTATGGAAAGAGCTTTTCCTACACCCCAGTCGCGCCGTTTGCCACATCTTCATCGCGTCGCTCGGGATTCACTTCTTCGCCCAAGCTACGGGCATCGACGCCGTCGTTTTGTACAGCCCCAGGATCTTCCAGAACGCCGGAATCAAATCCGATAACTACCTTCTCCTCGCGACGGTGGCGGTTGGGTTCGTGAAAACCGCTTCCGTTTTGGTTGCCACGTTTTTGCTGGACCGGGCCGGGCGGCGCGTGTTGCTTTTATGCAGCGTTAGTGGGCTGATATTATCGCTTGTGACATTGGGTGTGTGTCTCACGGTGGTGGGCCATTCTGGGTCGACGCTGACGTGGGCCATTGGGCTGAGCATCGCTGCGGTGTTGGCCTATGCGTCGACTTTCTCGATTGGGTCGGGGCCCATCACGTGGGTGTATAGCTCGGAGATTTTCCCGCTTAGGTTGCGCGCTCAGGGCGTGGCGATTGGGGCGGTGGTGAATAGGGTGACGAGTGGGGTGATCTCAATGACTTTTCTGTCCCTCTGTAAGGCCATTACCACTGGGGGTGCCTTCTTTCTCTTTGCCGGTGTCGCTGTTGCTGCGTGGATTTTTCACTACACAATGCTCCCCGAAACACGTGGGAAGACTCTTGAGGAAATTGAAGGCTCTTTTGGTAATTTCTGGAGGAACCCTAAACCCAAAGGACTTCACTGCGCTAACGGCGACGCCCAATTAAGGAGCACTGCCCAAACTTCCACAGACGTGGATTAG